Genomic segment of Citrus sinensis cultivar Valencia sweet orange chromosome 7, DVS_A1.0, whole genome shotgun sequence:
gaatttcttaTGTATTTGAAAtggttaaaaattttgagaatattttgtaattcctTTTTACGAAGTGGCGGACTGGTGGGTGGGTTGAGAGCGTCGACTCAGGTACTCTACGCGCCAGTAATTTGTCAAATATATGAGCTGAGAGATCGGTGGAAAGCACAAATAGCAGCAGCTGCTCAGGAAACGCAAACTCAGCCGAGAACTGAGAAGATACTGATACGACGTCGTCTAACACAAAATGTCAGGCAAGGGAAAGAGAAAGGAAGAAGAGGAGTACGACTCAGACGGAAGCGTTGACGGCCACGCGCCACCCAAGAAAGCTTCCAAGACGGACTCCTCCGACGACTCTGATGACATAGTCGTCTGCGAGGTGGGCTCAAGTctaaatctttatttaatttttttttctctttcaagtTTAGGggttagggtttagggtttatatatgtatttgtttgataaaatgtaaCTAAATGTTATGTAGATATCGAAGAATAGAAGAGTATCAGTGAGGAACTGGCAAGGCAAGGTGTGGGTTGACATTCGTGAATTTTATGTCAAAGAAGGCAAAAAATTTCCTGGCAAAAAAGGTTCGCTTCTCTCTTTCTAATTTCGTTTCTCAGACTCGtagcatttttaaaattgcaatCAATTATACTTGACCCCTTATCTCACAGTTTCATAATTAATCTTAGCTTAATTGAATCCATGGTCTTTACGAAATCCTGACACCCAACTCAGTTGATATTACCCTGTATCATGCTTCACTTTTTCGTGGAACAGAATGTCTCTTTTAGGGCCTTAGTTGTTGTTTACCTCATCCAAgtttttacttttgatttttgaggACTATATGTTTTGTACATTTTACTTCTGATTTGTGAGGAGTATATGAGTATGTGTTTTGCACATTTTATGGGTCAGATTTTCAATTCATCAAGAGTCAAATATTATCTGAATTCTTGCCAATGGTGCACAATAATCTGCTGTTACTACCAGTCTAATTTTCCTTAGAATGGCGTGTGCAATCGGACACAAATCGTTTAGTTTAATCAAGAGTACAAAGAAGATGGTATAGAATGTGTTGTTATCGCATGAATAGGAATTAGTTGTTCAAGAAGTGGTTGGGCTTGTGtgcatgaagaagaaaaataaggaaaagacCAATGACATTATCTAACCTAAGAAGCTACCCTAGATGATTTAGTTATGCCTCGAGGGATCGAAACGCTATAGATATGCCttttttcacttaaatagTCATTTATCCACCATACTCAATTGGAAGTAGTGAAGATGGGTATAATGCCTAATGGTAACACTAATACTAGAAGATTAAGCAGTCAATAATTTTGTCTGTTTGCCCGTTTGGAGATGTTGAATTATTGTTAGTACAATTGCAAGTGCTTTAGCAGTTTGTGCAGTTGAAATTTTTGGACATAGCCTTTTACAAATGAGGGTGTACCTGGAGTTATAAAAAGACATGACACTGGCTAACttgttttttaatgttaaatatcttttttgtttgtctTTGTTTATTGGTTATAATatccttttcttgttttgttacTACCCTTTGagttcatatttattttgccTATAGTAAGTCCATCTACCACATACTTGGTCGTGCCCCTTTTGATTGGCTGTTATTTTGTCTTGCTCACTCATGCTTTGCGTGTGAGTTTATTATTCATGTGATCTGGTTGCTGTTTAAGGTTGAGAAGCTGTGAGTAGATTTTCAATTCTTCTCAATTCTTGTGTTGACATTTTGCATCCCATTGCAGGTATATCATTGAGTGTGGATCAGGTATGTACCTCAGCACCTCATGGTTTACTGTTATAATTTTCAGTTATGAAGTTAATTTACTAATCCCAGTTTCCTTTTGCTACTTGTGTAGTGGAATACACTTCGGGATCATGTGGAGGAAATCAATAAGGCACTTGGTGATAATTCTTAGGGGTATTGTATTTGAAAGCATGTAGTTGATGTTTCTAAGTAATTCTTCGGTAGTTTGTTGGTGGCTAGGTTTCCTTTTTGTGGGCAGAAACTAAACTGGGTGGTGGATgtttttgtattatatttgcTGGAAATGATGCATGTAGTTGATGTTTCTAAGTAATTCTTCAGTAATTTTTTGGTGGTTAGGTTCTTCTTTTTGTGGGTAGAAACTAAATTGGGTGGTCGATgtttttgtattatatttgcTGGAAATGATAACTGGATTTTTGGAAGCCCTCATCCCATTCATGTGATGTGATATTTGCTCCATTGTTTTACGTGGTCTTGGTTTATTCtgccttttgtttttgtagtGTCCAGGAGTGGTGGtacataaaaattgattttgttattcACCTTCATCTTTTTAGTTGATGAGATGAATAGTACTTATAGAAGGTTTTCAGAAAATTCAACAGTAATGTCCTAATTGAATTTGGCATCTCCAGCCATCTTCCTTTTCTTAATTTCCTCACAATCTGTCATGTACAAATAACCCCCGGGAGGAGGGAGTGACAACTCAGAGTGCTAAGCAGAGCGGCTTGCGTTTAAGCATCAAAATTTCCAACTCTACAACAACGTTCTGGCTATAAAATCCTCCCATCTCCTCGACCACATCATCCCCCATCACATTATCCACCACTCGAACATCCAATCTAAGCCCAGGCATTGAGGAATTCGTGTATTCTTCGTCTGCTACAAACAACATAAAAACAGCTTCAGGCTTAGTACTTTCCAATGGTCACaggaaaaattataatgtggAGCTTGTTTTTCGATGTACTGgagtgttttttttcttccaaatctGAGTCTTTTGCGATGGTAAACTAGCcgtctcattttttttttttcataaaatttttcacGCTCGTTATTAGCGACGGCTGCTTTGTACTATTTTTGCAACTGTCAACCTCCGTATCCAAAAAAATGGCTTC
This window contains:
- the LOC102607972 gene encoding RNA polymerase II transcriptional coactivator KIWI, encoding MSGKGKRKEEEEYDSDGSVDGHAPPKKASKTDSSDDSDDIVVCEISKNRRVSVRNWQGKVWVDIREFYVKEGKKFPGKKGISLSVDQWNTLRDHVEEINKALGDNS